In one Agathobacter rectalis ATCC 33656 genomic region, the following are encoded:
- the cas9 gene encoding type II CRISPR RNA-guided endonuclease Cas9 (Cas9, originally named Csn1, is the large, multifunctional signature protein of type II CRISPR/Cas systems. It is well known even to general audiences because its RNA-guided endonuclease activity has made it a popular tool for custom editing of eukaryotic genomes.), protein MKYILALDIGIASVGWAILDKESETVIEAGSNIFPEASAADNQLRRDMRGAKRNNRRLKTRINDFIKLWENNNLSIPQFKSTEIVGLKVRAITEEITLDELYLILYSYLKHRGISYLEDALDDTVSGSSAYANGLKLNAKELETHYPCEIQQERLNTIGKYRGQSQIINENGEVLDLSNVFTIGAYRKEIQRVFEIQKKYHPELTDEFCDGYMLIFNRKRKYYEGPGNEKSRTDYGRFTTKLDANGNYITEDNIFEKLIGKCSVYPDELRAAAASYTAQEYNVLNDLNNLTINGRKLEENEKHEIVERIKSSNTINMRKIISDCMGENIDDFAGARIDKSGKEIFHKFEVYNKMRKALLEIGIDISNYSREELDEIGYIMTINTDKEAMMEAFQKSWIDLSDDVKQCLINMRKTNGALFNKWQSFSLKIMNELIPEMYAQPKEQMTLLTEMGVTKGTQEEFAGLKYIPVDVVSEDIFNPVVRRSVRISFKILNAVLKKYKALDTIVIEMPRDRNSEEQKKRINDSQKLNEKEMEYIEKKLAVTYGIKLSPSDFSSQKQLSLKLKLWNEQDGICLYSGKTIDPNDIINNPQLFEIDHIIPRSISFDDARSNKVLVYRSENQKKGNQTPYYYLTHSHSEWSFEQYKATVMNLSKKKEYAISRKKIQNLLYSEDITKMDVLKGFINRNINDTSYASRLVLNTIQNFFMANEADTKVKVIKGSYTHQMRCNLKLDKNRDESYSHHAVDAMLIGYSELGYEAYHKLQGEFIDFETGEILRKDMWDENMSDEVYADYLYGKKWANIRNEVVKAEKNVKYWHYVMRKSNRGLCNQTIRGTREYDGKQYKINKLDIRTKEGIKVFAKLAFSKKDSDRERLLVYLNDRRTFDDLCKIYEDYSDAANPFVQYEKETGDIIRKYSKKHNGPRIDKLKYKDGEVGACIDISHKYGFEKGSKKVILESLVPYRMDVYYKEENHSYYLVGVKQSDIKFEKGRNVIDEEAYARILVNEKMIQPGQSRADLENLGFKFKLSFYKNDIIEYEKDGKIYTERLVSRTMPKQRNYIETKPIDKAKFEKQNLVGLGKTKFIKKYRYDILGNKYSCSEEKFTSFC, encoded by the coding sequence ATGAAGTACATCTTGGCATTAGACATTGGAATCGCATCAGTTGGATGGGCAATATTGGATAAGGAAAGCGAAACAGTTATAGAAGCGGGATCAAATATATTTCCTGAAGCATCTGCTGCAGATAATCAGCTCAGACGTGATATGCGTGGGGCGAAAAGAAATAACAGGCGTCTTAAAACCAGAATTAATGACTTTATTAAATTATGGGAGAACAATAATTTGTCAATCCCGCAGTTTAAGTCAACTGAAATTGTTGGATTGAAGGTACGTGCAATTACAGAAGAGATTACATTAGATGAATTGTATCTGATTCTGTATAGTTATTTAAAGCATAGGGGTATTTCTTATTTGGAGGATGCCTTAGATGATACAGTATCTGGCAGCAGTGCTTATGCTAATGGCTTAAAGCTCAATGCCAAGGAACTTGAAACTCATTATCCGTGTGAAATACAGCAGGAACGGTTAAATACAATTGGCAAATACAGAGGACAATCACAAATTATTAACGAAAATGGCGAAGTTCTTGATCTCAGTAATGTATTTACTATTGGTGCATATAGAAAGGAAATTCAAAGAGTTTTTGAAATCCAAAAGAAATATCATCCTGAGCTTACAGACGAATTCTGCGATGGATATATGCTTATATTTAACAGAAAGAGAAAGTATTATGAAGGTCCTGGAAATGAAAAGTCAAGGACAGATTATGGCAGATTTACAACAAAATTAGATGCCAATGGAAATTATATTACAGAAGATAATATTTTTGAAAAATTAATTGGTAAATGTAGTGTCTATCCGGATGAGCTTCGTGCCGCTGCCGCATCATATACAGCTCAGGAATACAATGTGTTAAATGATTTAAATAATCTGACTATTAATGGACGTAAATTGGAGGAAAATGAAAAGCATGAAATTGTTGAGCGTATAAAGAGCAGCAATACCATTAATATGCGTAAGATTATTTCTGATTGTATGGGAGAAAACATAGATGATTTCGCTGGCGCAAGGATAGATAAATCCGGCAAAGAGATATTTCACAAATTCGAGGTATATAATAAAATGCGTAAGGCTCTCCTTGAAATCGGAATTGATATTTCAAATTATTCAAGAGAAGAGCTTGACGAAATTGGTTATATAATGACAATAAATACAGATAAAGAAGCTATGATGGAGGCTTTTCAGAAGTCATGGATTGATTTATCAGATGATGTTAAACAATGTCTCATTAATATGAGAAAAACTAATGGTGCATTATTTAATAAATGGCAATCATTTTCATTAAAGATAATGAATGAGCTTATTCCAGAGATGTATGCACAGCCAAAGGAGCAGATGACACTTTTAACAGAAATGGGTGTTACAAAAGGCACACAGGAAGAATTTGCGGGATTAAAATATATTCCGGTCGATGTGGTTAGTGAAGATATATTTAATCCGGTTGTACGCAGGTCAGTTCGAATATCGTTTAAAATCCTTAATGCAGTATTAAAGAAATACAAGGCTCTAGACACAATAGTTATTGAGATGCCGAGAGATAGAAATTCAGAGGAGCAGAAGAAGAGAATCAATGACAGCCAGAAATTAAATGAAAAAGAAATGGAATATATTGAGAAAAAGCTTGCTGTTACATATGGTATTAAGCTTTCACCATCCGATTTTTCGTCTCAAAAACAGCTTTCTTTAAAATTAAAGCTTTGGAATGAACAGGATGGAATATGTCTGTATTCAGGCAAGACAATTGATCCAAATGATATAATCAATAATCCTCAGTTATTTGAGATTGACCATATAATTCCGAGATCAATATCGTTTGATGATGCCAGAAGTAATAAGGTTTTAGTTTATCGTTCTGAAAATCAAAAGAAAGGTAATCAGACACCATATTATTATCTTACTCATTCACATAGCGAATGGAGCTTTGAGCAATATAAGGCAACAGTCATGAATTTATCAAAGAAAAAGGAATATGCAATTTCAAGAAAGAAAATTCAAAACTTACTATATAGTGAGGATATAACAAAAATGGATGTACTCAAAGGTTTCATAAATAGAAATATCAATGATACGAGCTATGCATCCAGACTTGTATTAAACACAATTCAAAACTTTTTTATGGCTAATGAAGCAGATACAAAAGTTAAAGTAATTAAAGGAAGCTATACACATCAAATGAGATGTAATTTGAAGCTTGACAAAAATCGTGATGAAAGCTATTCACATCATGCGGTTGATGCGATGCTTATTGGTTATTCAGAGCTTGGATATGAGGCTTATCATAAATTACAGGGTGAATTTATTGATTTTGAAACCGGTGAAATTCTTAGAAAGGACATGTGGGATGAAAACATGTCGGACGAGGTTTATGCAGATTATCTATATGGAAAAAAATGGGCAAATATCAGGAATGAGGTTGTAAAAGCAGAGAAAAATGTAAAATACTGGCACTATGTTATGCGCAAATCAAACCGTGGTCTTTGTAATCAGACTATTCGCGGCACAAGAGAATATGATGGTAAGCAATACAAGATAAATAAGCTTGACATAAGGACAAAAGAAGGAATAAAGGTTTTTGCCAAGCTTGCATTTAGCAAAAAGGATAGTGACAGAGAACGTCTGTTAGTGTATCTGAATGATAGAAGAACATTTGATGATCTTTGCAAGATATATGAGGACTACAGTGATGCCGCAAATCCATTTGTGCAGTATGAGAAAGAGACCGGAGATATTATCAGAAAGTATTCAAAAAAACACAATGGACCTAGAATTGATAAGCTTAAATATAAAGATGGTGAAGTCGGTGCCTGTATAGATATATCTCATAAATACGGATTTGAAAAGGGTAGCAAAAAGGTAATATTAGAGAGCCTTGTCCCTTATAGGATGGATGTCTACTATAAAGAAGAAAATCATTCGTACTATCTTGTAGGTGTGAAGCAGTCAGACATTAAGTTTGAAAAAGGCAGGAATGTAATTGACGAAGAGGCATATGCTAGAATATTAGTTAATGAAAAGATGATACAGCCGGGACAATCGAGAGCTGATTTAGAAAATCTTGGATTTAAATTTAAGCTGTCTTTCTATAAAAATGATATCATTGAGTATGAGAAGGATGGTAAGATTTATACAGAGAGACTGGTTTCTCGAACTATGCCAAAGCAAAGAAACTATATAGAGACTAAACCAATTGATAAGGCTAAATTTGAAAAGCAAAATTTAGTTGGACTTGGAAAGACAAAATTTATTAAAAAATACAGATATGATATTTTAGGAAATAAATATTCCTGTTCAGAAGAAAAATTTACAAGTTTTTGTTAA
- the cas1 gene encoding type II CRISPR-associated endonuclease Cas1 yields MAFRVILIENEVTIKVKLNNLIITKCGEDIWIPLDDISMIVLDNLASNLSTRLMCQLAEQGIGLMLYNQQHLPTGFYSAYDNHSRASKVIGFQIDKEQDYYGKLWQQIVKIKIENQAKAYQIMTRDSDGPEKIIEFSKNILIGDKSNREAHAAKVYFNLLMGTSFSRGNEDILLNSGLDYGYAVIRGYIARACVGYGLNTQIGIHHKSEYNRFNLVDDLMEPLRPIVDIVAYNSMKNDKYFTPEHRRKLVSILNMKIMYREKKMYMCNMIENYIEQYASLIMKRTDNIVFPDVYNLIGEEYG; encoded by the coding sequence ATGGCATTTAGAGTAATACTTATAGAAAATGAAGTGACTATAAAGGTTAAGCTGAACAACCTGATTATTACAAAATGTGGTGAGGATATATGGATCCCGCTTGATGATATATCAATGATAGTTCTGGATAACCTTGCCTCAAATTTATCTACCAGATTGATGTGTCAGTTAGCTGAGCAGGGAATTGGATTGATGCTTTATAATCAACAGCATCTTCCGACAGGTTTTTATAGTGCATATGATAATCATAGCAGAGCTTCAAAGGTGATAGGGTTTCAGATTGATAAAGAGCAGGATTATTATGGAAAGCTATGGCAGCAAATTGTTAAGATAAAAATCGAAAATCAGGCAAAAGCATATCAGATTATGACCAGGGATTCTGATGGACCAGAGAAAATAATAGAGTTTTCAAAGAATATTTTAATTGGTGACAAATCTAATAGAGAGGCACATGCGGCTAAGGTATATTTTAATCTTTTAATGGGAACCTCTTTTTCAAGAGGAAACGAAGATATTCTGTTAAATAGCGGATTGGATTACGGATATGCTGTCATTAGAGGATATATTGCCAGAGCGTGTGTGGGCTACGGGCTTAATACACAGATCGGAATTCATCATAAAAGTGAATACAATAGATTTAATCTTGTAGATGATCTTATGGAGCCACTTAGACCTATTGTCGATATTGTTGCCTATAATTCTATGAAAAACGATAAGTATTTTACACCGGAGCATAGGAGAAAACTGGTAAGTATACTGAATATGAAGATTATGTATCGTGAAAAAAAGATGTACATGTGTAATATGATTGAAAATTATATTGAGCAATATGCATCGCTTATTATGAAGCGTACAGATAATATTGTATTTCCGGATGTATATAATTTGATTGGAGAGGAGTATGGATAA
- the cas2 gene encoding CRISPR-associated endonuclease Cas2, with product MDKYNIMRMFCMFDLPVETEEQRRNYRIFRKELIQEGFVMIQYSIYVRVCPSREFANRIENRIKKNLPLEGNVRLLCVTEKQYDDMKLLVGSRQTSETAIGTERLIII from the coding sequence ATGGATAAATATAATATAATGAGAATGTTTTGTATGTTTGATTTGCCTGTTGAAACAGAAGAACAAAGAAGAAATTATAGAATATTCAGAAAAGAACTTATTCAGGAAGGGTTTGTTATGATTCAGTATTCTATATATGTAAGAGTCTGTCCCAGCAGGGAATTTGCCAACAGAATAGAAAATAGGATTAAAAAAAATCTGCCACTGGAAGGGAATGTGCGTCTTCTTTGTGTTACAGAGAAGCAATATGATGATATGAAACTACTGGTTGGCAGCAGACAAACTTCTGAAACAGCAATAGGTACAGAAAGGCTGATTATTATATGA
- the csn2-St gene encoding CRISPR-associated protein Csn2-St translates to MNVEITEFEKRFCFELCPVTQLCGQNVRKKNYIFESLRRYFGTFKYSESKNKWRDNVFIDNNQVGRKFFSVLSISNKTDIIQMIKMTKQSLLMEYVKNVIQDFDWQLHLRNLSEEIEIMFQIINDQVNKVGDIELSYSMADVWDMVQKSEVSGIDDTELSDKSNAELILILLNIVDNVLKNNPKKTLILFENLDHLVSLKEYVEIIHAADTISKKYDLYFIFSSSLNKYVCCDIDFLEGISVFGDVYFQMPEYNRLYLFLKENYPYEKEFSNEHVKKIICNIIQNIGQSNFLNTVEENVVCKLINKTLLLDDKIPDEKMPEMAFLKA, encoded by the coding sequence ATGAATGTGGAAATTACAGAATTTGAAAAAAGATTTTGTTTTGAATTATGTCCTGTTACGCAATTGTGCGGTCAAAATGTTCGTAAGAAAAACTATATTTTTGAATCGTTAAGAAGATACTTTGGAACATTTAAATATTCTGAATCAAAAAACAAGTGGAGAGATAATGTATTTATAGACAATAATCAGGTAGGCAGAAAGTTCTTTAGTGTTCTTTCCATCAGTAATAAAACAGATATTATTCAAATGATTAAAATGACAAAGCAGAGTCTTCTCATGGAATATGTCAAAAATGTTATACAGGATTTTGACTGGCAGCTGCATCTGCGTAATTTGAGTGAAGAAATAGAAATAATGTTTCAGATTATTAATGATCAAGTCAATAAAGTTGGTGATATAGAATTGTCATATTCTATGGCTGATGTTTGGGATATGGTCCAGAAATCTGAAGTGTCAGGTATTGATGATACTGAATTATCTGATAAGTCCAATGCTGAGCTTATATTAATATTATTGAATATTGTAGATAATGTTTTGAAAAACAATCCTAAAAAGACATTGATTCTTTTTGAAAATTTAGATCATTTAGTAAGCCTGAAAGAATATGTTGAAATCATTCATGCAGCAGATACAATATCAAAAAAATATGATTTATATTTTATATTCTCATCTAGCTTGAATAAGTATGTTTGTTGTGATATAGATTTTCTTGAGGGTATATCTGTTTTTGGTGATGTGTATTTTCAAATGCCTGAATATAACAGATTATATCTATTCCTAAAAGAAAATTATCCTTATGAAAAAGAATTTTCAAATGAACATGTTAAGAAAATTATATGCAATATAATACAAAATATTGGGCAGTCAAATTTTTTGAATACTGTAGAAGAAAATGTAGTATGTAAGTTGATTAACAAAACTTTGCTGCTGGATGATAAAATACCAGATGAAAAAATGCCTGAAATGGCTTTTTTAAAGGCATAA
- a CDS encoding YdbC family protein, whose translation MADFKYEIVEHIGTLSESAKGWTKELNRISWNGGEPKYDIRDWAPEHEKMGKGVTLSEDEMAKLKDLL comes from the coding sequence ATGGCAGATTTTAAATATGAAATAGTAGAACACATAGGCACACTCTCAGAAAGTGCCAAAGGATGGACAAAGGAACTCAACAGAATTTCATGGAATGGTGGAGAACCAAAGTATGATATCAGAGACTGGGCACCGGAACACGAGAAGATGGGAAAGGGTGTTACGTTGTCTGAGGATGAGATGGCAAAGCTAAAAGACTTATTGTAA
- a CDS encoding nitroreductase, whose product MSKVLEEMKTRRSIRKFKPDMIPQDILDRIIEAGTFAANGRGAQNTIIIQVTNKEIRDEIAKRNADIMGSNTDPFYGAPVILIVLGKKDWPTHVYDGSLVMGNLMLAAHDLGIGSCWIHRAKEEFESDWGKELLKSLGIEDEYEGIGHCALGYVDGDYPDVIPRKENRVFYI is encoded by the coding sequence ATGAGCAAAGTATTAGAAGAAATGAAAACCAGAAGAAGTATTCGCAAATTCAAACCGGACATGATTCCGCAAGACATCCTTGACCGGATAATTGAGGCCGGAACCTTTGCGGCAAACGGCAGAGGTGCACAGAACACCATTATTATTCAGGTGACAAACAAGGAAATAAGGGATGAAATCGCTAAGAGAAATGCCGACATAATGGGAAGTAATACTGATCCATTTTACGGTGCGCCGGTTATTCTTATCGTTCTTGGAAAGAAGGACTGGCCTACACATGTCTATGATGGCAGTCTTGTGATGGGAAATCTAATGCTTGCAGCACATGATCTGGGTATTGGAAGCTGCTGGATTCACCGCGCGAAGGAAGAATTTGAGTCTGACTGGGGCAAGGAGCTTCTCAAATCACTCGGTATTGAGGATGAGTATGAGGGAATCGGACATTGTGCTCTTGGATATGTCGATGGAGATTATCCTGACGTGATTCCGAGAAAAGAGAATCGCGTATTTTACATATAG
- a CDS encoding helix-turn-helix transcriptional regulator — translation MSETENNELTAGKQSKEPRSNQKLKLLYLAKILLNNTDANHDITLDEILNKLHAYDVTAARKSLYDDIAQLNDFGIKTQKTQYGRTVHYKVIGRAFELAELKLLVDSVAAAKFITEEKSNELIKKLESLTSRQEAATLQRQVYVAGRVKTMNSDIMKNVDAIHNAIANNSSLSFQYCRWNTKKELEVKHDGARYHVSPWGLLWNDGNYYLIGYDHDTQVKDIRHYRVDKMKNILIENKVREGREKLKKLDIASYGKSKFGMYNGEEIKAEILCKNSAIGVLIDRFGTDVTILKKDEAHSRVFVKVADNKLFIHWIMAMGDNFKIIGPENLVKEVHDELNRLAKQYELAD, via the coding sequence ATGAGTGAAACGGAAAACAATGAGCTGACTGCCGGGAAGCAATCTAAGGAACCTAGGAGCAATCAAAAGCTAAAGCTTTTGTATCTGGCCAAAATTCTTTTGAATAATACTGATGCTAACCATGATATTACGCTTGATGAGATTTTAAACAAGCTGCATGCATACGATGTCACGGCAGCGAGAAAAAGTCTGTATGATGATATAGCACAGCTGAATGATTTTGGTATCAAAACCCAAAAGACGCAGTATGGCAGGACTGTCCATTATAAGGTGATTGGCAGGGCATTTGAGCTGGCGGAGCTTAAGCTTTTAGTGGATTCTGTCGCGGCTGCCAAGTTCATCACTGAGGAGAAATCCAATGAGCTTATTAAGAAGCTGGAGAGTCTTACAAGCAGACAGGAGGCTGCCACTCTGCAGCGCCAGGTATATGTTGCCGGAAGAGTGAAAACCATGAATAGCGACATCATGAAAAATGTCGATGCCATACACAATGCAATTGCAAATAATTCAAGCCTTTCTTTTCAATATTGCCGGTGGAATACGAAAAAAGAGCTTGAGGTGAAGCATGACGGCGCCAGATATCATGTCAGTCCATGGGGATTACTGTGGAATGATGGCAATTACTATCTGATTGGATATGACCATGATACACAGGTAAAGGATATTCGTCATTACCGTGTAGACAAGATGAAGAATATCCTGATTGAAAATAAAGTCCGTGAGGGCAGGGAGAAGCTTAAAAAACTCGATATTGCTTCTTATGGCAAATCGAAGTTTGGTATGTACAATGGAGAAGAGATTAAGGCTGAGATACTGTGCAAAAACAGCGCTATAGGTGTCCTGATTGACAGGTTTGGAACTGATGTGACAATCTTAAAGAAGGATGAAGCTCATTCGCGTGTTTTTGTGAAGGTAGCTGATAACAAGCTTTTTATTCATTGGATTATGGCAATGGGGGATAATTTTAAGATAATTGGCCCGGAGAATCTGGTGAAAGAGGTTCATGATGAGCTTAACAGACTGGCAAAACAATATGAGCTTGCTGACTAA
- a CDS encoding ABC-F family ATP-binding cassette domain-containing protein, translated as MSILNVEHLSHGFGDRAIFEDVSFRLLKGEHIGLVGANGEGKSTFMNIITGRLMPDEGKIEWAKKVRVGYLDQHTALEKGMTIGSVLSSAFDFLYDMENEMNDIYARLGDVDEDEMNKLMEEAGTIQDMLTMHDFYMIDAKVEEVARALGLLDLGLDKDVTDLSGGQRTKVLMGKLLLEKPDILLLDEPTNYLDVEHIEWLKRYLNDYENAFILISHDIPFLNSVVNLIYHMDNKKLDRYVGDYDKFMEVYEMKKAQLEAAYNKQQQEIKELKDFVARNKARVATRNMAMSRQKKLDKMDVIELAAEKPKPEFNFKTARTPGRYIFQTNGLVIGYDDPLSSALDLEMERGQKIVLTGANGIGKTTLLKSILGLIKPLSGSVTLGDYLEIGYFEQEMDQSVTTTCIEEIWNEFPAFSQYEVRSALAKCGLTTKHIESQVRVLSGGEQAKVRLCKLINRETNILLLDEPTNHLDVDAKDELKRALKEYKGSILMVCHEPDFYDGLATDVWDCSKWTTRL; from the coding sequence ATGAGTATTTTAAACGTAGAGCACCTAAGCCATGGTTTTGGCGACCGTGCTATTTTTGAGGATGTTTCCTTCAGACTGTTGAAGGGAGAGCACATAGGGCTTGTCGGTGCAAACGGTGAGGGAAAATCGACTTTTATGAATATTATCACAGGCAGGCTTATGCCTGATGAGGGCAAAATAGAGTGGGCAAAGAAGGTGCGTGTGGGTTATCTAGACCAGCACACAGCGCTTGAAAAGGGTATGACTATCGGCTCAGTTCTTTCATCTGCATTTGATTTCCTTTATGATATGGAAAATGAGATGAACGACATATATGCGCGTCTTGGCGATGTGGACGAGGACGAGATGAATAAGCTGATGGAGGAAGCCGGCACGATTCAGGACATGCTTACCATGCATGATTTCTATATGATTGATGCAAAGGTTGAGGAGGTTGCAAGGGCTCTTGGACTTTTAGACCTGGGGCTTGATAAAGACGTTACCGATTTAAGCGGTGGTCAGAGAACCAAAGTGCTGATGGGAAAGCTCCTCTTGGAGAAGCCGGATATTCTGCTTTTGGATGAGCCTACAAACTATCTGGACGTAGAGCATATTGAGTGGCTTAAGCGATATCTGAACGATTATGAGAATGCGTTTATTCTTATTTCTCACGATATACCGTTTCTGAACAGCGTGGTAAATCTCATCTATCACATGGACAACAAGAAGCTCGACAGGTATGTCGGGGATTATGACAAATTTATGGAAGTCTATGAGATGAAGAAAGCCCAGCTTGAGGCTGCGTACAACAAACAGCAGCAGGAGATTAAAGAGCTGAAGGATTTTGTGGCGAGAAATAAGGCGCGTGTCGCTACAAGGAATATGGCGATGTCACGTCAGAAGAAGCTTGACAAGATGGATGTTATTGAGCTTGCTGCTGAAAAGCCAAAGCCGGAGTTTAACTTTAAGACAGCGCGTACTCCGGGTCGGTATATTTTCCAGACAAATGGACTGGTCATTGGCTATGATGATCCGCTTTCATCTGCTCTCGACCTTGAGATGGAGAGGGGACAAAAGATTGTTCTTACCGGTGCAAACGGCATCGGAAAGACGACATTGCTTAAGAGTATTCTTGGGCTGATAAAGCCGCTTTCAGGAAGTGTTACACTTGGAGATTATCTGGAGATAGGGTACTTTGAGCAGGAGATGGATCAGTCGGTTACAACCACATGTATTGAGGAGATATGGAACGAGTTTCCTGCATTTTCGCAGTACGAGGTGCGAAGCGCGCTTGCCAAGTGTGGTCTGACCACAAAGCATATTGAAAGCCAGGTGCGTGTGTTAAGCGGTGGTGAACAGGCAAAGGTACGCCTGTGCAAGCTGATAAACAGAGAGACAAATATTCTGCTTCTGGATGAGCCTACCAACCATCTGGATGTGGATGCTAAGGATGAGCTGAAGCGTGCCTTAAAGGAATATAAGGGCAGCATACTGATGGTATGCCACGAGCCGGATTTCTATGATGGGCTTGCGACGGATGTGTGGGATTGTTCAAAGTGGACTACGAGATTATAG
- a CDS encoding alpha-hydroxy-acid oxidizing protein: protein MNYTECIENARPRLGKYCKACPECNGLACKNQMPGPGSKGIGDTAIRNYDKWKQIRVNMDTIAENKPVDTSLSLFGRTFKYPVFAGPVGAVQLHYGDCLDDVTYNDILVSACAKNGIAAFTGDGTDPNVMVAATKAIKNADGAGIPTVKPWNIETIREKMELVHESGAFAVAMDVDAAGLPFLKNLDPPAGSKTVSELCDIIQMAGTPFIVKGIMTVKGALKAKEAGASAIIVSNHGGRVLDQCPATAEVLESIVKALEGSGIKILVDGGIRSGTDVFKALALGADGVLITRPFVTAVYGGKADGVRAYIDKIGTELEDTMKMCGVSSLDEITRDCVMTF from the coding sequence ATGAACTATACAGAATGTATCGAAAATGCCAGACCACGTCTTGGAAAATACTGCAAGGCCTGTCCTGAATGCAACGGCCTCGCATGCAAAAACCAGATGCCCGGTCCCGGCTCAAAGGGCATCGGAGACACAGCCATACGCAACTACGACAAATGGAAACAAATCCGTGTAAACATGGATACTATTGCCGAAAATAAGCCCGTAGACACCTCTCTCTCACTCTTCGGCCGTACTTTTAAATATCCGGTATTTGCAGGTCCTGTAGGTGCAGTACAGCTGCACTACGGAGACTGTCTGGATGATGTGACATACAACGATATCCTCGTGTCAGCCTGTGCAAAGAACGGTATCGCAGCTTTCACAGGCGACGGAACTGACCCCAATGTCATGGTTGCAGCCACCAAAGCTATCAAAAATGCAGATGGTGCCGGAATACCTACCGTAAAGCCATGGAACATTGAGACCATACGTGAAAAAATGGAGCTGGTACATGAATCAGGCGCATTTGCAGTAGCTATGGATGTCGATGCAGCCGGTCTTCCATTCCTCAAAAATCTTGATCCGCCAGCCGGAAGCAAAACAGTTTCAGAGCTTTGCGATATCATACAGATGGCCGGAACCCCATTTATTGTAAAGGGAATTATGACCGTAAAGGGTGCGCTTAAAGCAAAAGAGGCAGGCGCAAGCGCTATTATTGTATCAAATCACGGTGGACGTGTGCTGGATCAGTGTCCTGCCACTGCTGAGGTGCTTGAAAGCATCGTAAAGGCTCTTGAAGGCTCAGGCATTAAGATTCTTGTAGATGGTGGCATCAGAAGCGGCACAGACGTCTTTAAAGCCCTTGCACTGGGTGCAGACGGAGTTCTTATCACAAGACCGTTTGTAACGGCTGTATACGGCGGTAAGGCCGATGGTGTACGTGCATACATAGACAAAATCGGTACAGAGCTTGAAGACACCATGAAGATGTGTGGTGTATCATCACTTGATGAAATCACAAGGGACTGTGTGATGACCTTCTAG